A window from Streptomyces sp. NBC_00299 encodes these proteins:
- a CDS encoding NAD(P)-dependent oxidoreductase, producing MKLTVFGATGGIGKEIVQQALDAGHEVTAVVRDPARLPLAGDRLEVFRADLTDAGALRPAVAGRDAVLSGLGARGRKDAGVAARLTRTVLAALEAEEVRRLLVVSAAPVGPAPKGDGFLDRAVLGVVSAVLKDIYADLREMEAEVAGSGTDWTLVRPPRLQDKPLSGGYRTVVGGFPSKGRFIGRADVAHAMLRMVGDSATVKQVVGVAY from the coding sequence ATGAAACTCACCGTTTTCGGTGCCACCGGCGGTATCGGCAAGGAGATCGTCCAGCAGGCCCTGGACGCCGGTCACGAGGTCACGGCCGTCGTACGGGACCCCGCGCGTCTCCCCCTCGCCGGTGACCGTCTGGAGGTGTTCCGCGCGGATCTCACCGACGCCGGGGCGCTACGGCCCGCCGTCGCCGGACGCGACGCCGTGCTGTCCGGCCTAGGTGCCCGCGGGCGCAAGGACGCGGGGGTCGCGGCGAGGCTGACCCGGACGGTGCTTGCGGCCCTGGAGGCCGAGGAGGTGCGGCGGCTGCTCGTGGTCAGCGCCGCGCCGGTCGGGCCCGCGCCCAAGGGGGACGGGTTCCTGGACCGTGCCGTACTCGGCGTCGTGTCGGCGGTCCTCAAGGACATCTACGCCGACCTGCGGGAGATGGAGGCCGAGGTGGCCGGCAGCGGCACGGACTGGACGCTCGTACGGCCGCCGCGTCTGCAGGACAAGCCGCTCAGCGGCGGGTACCGGACCGTCGTGGGCGGGTTTCCGAGCAAGGGGCGCTTCATCGGGCGGGCGGATGTGGCGCACGCGATGCTGCGGATGGTGGGGGACTCGGCGACGGTGAAGCAGGTGGTGGGGGTGGCCTACTGA
- a CDS encoding UDP-N-acetylmuramate dehydrogenase has product MQELHDAPLAPLTTFRLGGPATRLVTATTDAEVIDVVREADADGTPLLIIGGGSNLVIGDKGFDGTALVIATKGFELDGGTLELAAGEVWTDAVARTVEAGLAGIECLAGIPGSAGATPIQNVGAYGQEVSSTITEVIAYDRQVGRTVVIPNADCAFSYRHSRFKADPDRYVVLRVRFRLESAEGLSAPIKYAETARALGVEPGDRVPLAAARETVLKLRAGKGMVLDPEDHDTWSAGSFFTNPILTDEQFTAFHARVHEHLGADVEPPAYPAGAAYTKTSAAWLIDKAGFTKGYGTGPARISTKHTLALTNRGEATTEDLLALAREVVAGVRDTFGITLVNEPVTVGVSL; this is encoded by the coding sequence GTGCAGGAACTCCACGACGCCCCCCTCGCCCCCCTCACGACCTTCCGCCTGGGCGGCCCCGCCACCCGGCTGGTCACCGCCACCACCGACGCAGAGGTGATCGACGTCGTGCGTGAGGCCGACGCCGACGGCACCCCGCTGTTGATCATCGGTGGGGGATCGAACCTGGTCATCGGGGACAAGGGCTTCGACGGCACCGCGCTCGTCATCGCCACGAAGGGCTTCGAGCTGGACGGCGGCACGCTCGAACTGGCCGCAGGCGAGGTGTGGACCGATGCCGTCGCCCGCACTGTGGAAGCCGGGCTCGCCGGCATCGAGTGCCTCGCCGGAATCCCCGGCTCCGCAGGCGCCACGCCGATCCAGAACGTCGGTGCGTACGGCCAGGAGGTCTCCTCGACGATCACCGAGGTGATCGCGTACGACCGCCAGGTAGGCCGGACCGTCGTCATCCCGAACGCCGACTGTGCCTTCTCCTACCGCCACAGCCGCTTCAAGGCCGACCCCGACCGCTACGTCGTCCTGCGCGTCCGCTTCCGGCTGGAGAGCGCCGAAGGCCTCTCCGCCCCGATCAAGTACGCCGAGACCGCCCGCGCCCTCGGCGTCGAACCCGGCGACCGCGTACCCCTGGCTGCCGCCCGCGAGACCGTGCTGAAGCTGCGTGCCGGCAAGGGCATGGTCCTGGACCCGGAGGATCACGACACCTGGTCGGCCGGCTCCTTCTTCACCAACCCGATCCTCACCGACGAGCAGTTCACGGCGTTCCACGCGCGCGTGCACGAGCACCTCGGCGCCGACGTGGAGCCGCCCGCGTACCCGGCAGGGGCGGCGTACACCAAGACCTCCGCGGCCTGGCTCATCGACAAGGCCGGCTTCACCAAGGGCTACGGCACCGGCCCCGCCCGCATCTCCACCAAGCACACCCTCGCCCTCACCAACCGCGGCGAAGCAACCACCGAGGACCTCCTCGCGCTCGCCCGCGAGGTCGTCGCAGGAGTGCGCGACACCTTCGGCATCACGCTGGTGAACGAGCCGGTGACGGTCGGAGTCAGCCTCTAG
- a CDS encoding MFS transporter: MSHLTKQNARTTRRGGAAWALIITSVAGFMAALDNLVVTTALPSIREDLGGGLHDLEWTVSAYTLTFAVLLMFGAALGDRFGRRRLFLVGISIFTASSAAAALAPGIDSLIAARAVQGAGAAIMMPLTLTLLTAAVPAAKRGMAYGIWGAVNGLAIASGPLIGGSLTEHISWQWIFWLNVPLGLALLPLARLRLAESYGVGARLDIPGTLLASGGLFGIVYGLVRGPADGWTGSLVLTGLFAGGALLVGFVLYSTRAKNPMLPMRLFRSRAFSGINAASMLMFLGMFGSIFLLSQYMQIVLGYSPTEAGLRMLPWTGMPMLVAPIAGILADRIGGRPVVATGLFLQAVGLAYMASVVTADVSYAAQLPGLIISGIGMALFFAPAAHLVMSGVRVSEQGIASGANNALREVGGALGIAVMASIFSAQGGYETGQTFVDGLRPALVTGAVVVAVAGVAALLIPGRGRGRGDEVVRPAEQAPTLEAVAG, encoded by the coding sequence ATGTCACACCTGACCAAACAGAACGCGCGGACCACGCGCCGTGGCGGGGCCGCCTGGGCCCTGATCATCACCAGCGTCGCCGGGTTCATGGCGGCGCTCGACAACCTCGTCGTCACCACCGCACTGCCCTCCATCCGCGAGGACCTGGGCGGAGGGCTGCACGACCTGGAGTGGACGGTGAGTGCGTACACACTCACCTTCGCCGTCCTGCTGATGTTCGGCGCGGCGCTCGGCGACCGCTTCGGCCGTCGCCGACTCTTCCTCGTCGGCATCTCGATCTTCACGGCCTCGTCCGCCGCCGCGGCCCTCGCGCCCGGCATCGACTCCCTGATCGCCGCCCGCGCGGTGCAGGGCGCCGGTGCGGCGATCATGATGCCGCTGACGCTGACCCTGCTGACGGCGGCCGTGCCCGCGGCAAAGCGCGGGATGGCGTACGGCATCTGGGGTGCCGTCAACGGGCTCGCGATCGCGTCGGGGCCGCTGATCGGCGGCAGCCTCACCGAGCACATCTCCTGGCAGTGGATCTTCTGGCTGAACGTTCCGCTGGGCCTCGCCCTGCTGCCGCTCGCCCGGCTGCGCCTCGCCGAGTCGTACGGCGTCGGCGCCCGGCTCGACATCCCCGGCACCCTGCTCGCCAGCGGCGGTCTCTTCGGGATCGTGTACGGCCTGGTGCGCGGCCCCGCCGACGGCTGGACCGGAAGCCTGGTTCTGACCGGCCTGTTCGCCGGAGGCGCGCTGTTGGTCGGGTTCGTCCTCTACAGCACGCGCGCCAAGAACCCGATGCTGCCGATGCGGCTGTTCCGCTCCCGGGCGTTCTCCGGGATCAATGCCGCGAGCATGCTGATGTTCCTCGGCATGTTCGGGTCGATCTTCCTGCTCAGCCAGTACATGCAGATCGTGCTCGGCTACTCGCCGACGGAGGCGGGGCTGCGGATGCTGCCGTGGACCGGCATGCCGATGCTCGTCGCGCCGATCGCCGGCATCCTCGCCGACCGCATCGGTGGCCGGCCCGTCGTGGCCACCGGACTGTTCCTCCAGGCCGTCGGCCTCGCCTACATGGCGTCCGTGGTCACCGCCGACGTCTCCTACGCCGCCCAGCTGCCCGGCCTGATCATCAGCGGCATCGGCATGGCCCTGTTCTTCGCCCCGGCCGCCCACCTGGTGATGTCCGGCGTCCGCGTCTCGGAGCAGGGCATCGCGTCCGGCGCGAACAACGCCCTGCGTGAGGTCGGCGGCGCGCTCGGCATCGCCGTCATGGCGTCGATCTTCTCCGCGCAGGGTGGGTACGAGACCGGCCAGACCTTCGTCGACGGGTTGCGGCCCGCGCTGGTCACCGGTGCGGTGGTGGTGGCTGTCGCGGGGGTGGCTGCGCTGCTGATCCCGGGGCGAGGGCGAGGGCGGGGTGACGAGGTTGTGCGGCCGGCGGAGCAGGCGCCGACGCTGGAGGCGGTCGCCGGCTGA
- a CDS encoding TetR/AcrR family transcriptional regulator, with translation MARMSAEERRESVILAAMTEFARGGYYGTSTEVIAKRVGVSQPYLFRLFPGKKAIFLAAADRCVEDTIRMFAEASDGLEGDEAQHAMGAAYRKAASEQPERLMMQMQMYLAVAAAEQEGDHEFGEAVRAGWTRLWDTIHLPLGADVHETTTFMAYGMLINCLVTMGFPPDHRVWAGMELPKRAGEQHA, from the coding sequence ATGGCCAGGATGAGCGCAGAAGAGAGGCGTGAGAGCGTCATCCTCGCGGCGATGACCGAGTTCGCCCGTGGCGGCTACTACGGCACGTCGACCGAGGTGATCGCCAAGCGGGTCGGCGTCTCGCAGCCGTATCTCTTCCGGCTCTTCCCGGGCAAGAAGGCGATCTTCCTCGCTGCGGCCGATCGCTGCGTGGAGGACACCATCCGGATGTTCGCGGAGGCCTCCGACGGGCTGGAGGGCGATGAGGCCCAGCACGCCATGGGTGCCGCGTACCGCAAGGCCGCTTCCGAACAGCCCGAGCGGCTGATGATGCAGATGCAGATGTACCTCGCTGTCGCGGCCGCCGAGCAGGAGGGCGACCACGAGTTCGGTGAGGCCGTACGCGCAGGCTGGACGCGGTTGTGGGACACCATCCATCTGCCGCTGGGTGCGGACGTCCATGAGACGACGACCTTCATGGCGTACGGGATGCTCATTAACTGCCTCGTCACCATGGGCTTCCCTCCCGACCATCGAGTCTGGGCGGGGATGGAACTGCCGAAGCGGGCCGGGGAGCAGCACGCGTAG